A genomic segment from Peribacillus sp. ACCC06369 encodes:
- a CDS encoding cation:dicarboxylase symporter family transporter produces the protein MKKFFAFQVLIALFIGALIGHFFPVLGQSLRPIGDAFIHLIKMIVVPIVFTTIVIGSSGDGNMKKMGSLGLKTIIWFEFITTLILGIGLLLVNILKPGDGLNLSHLAQKDITQLNESVTKVVDFKTMLVNIIPSNIVDAMAKSDLLAVIFFAILFGAAAGAIGKKSEPAMKFMESVANIMFKLTQMVMVTAPIGVLSLMAASVGQYGIALLIPMAKLIGVVYLGLAIVIFVLFPIIAWFLKISYFKVFRMVWDLFLIAFSTTSTETILPQLMDRMEAYGCSKRVVSFVIPSGLSLNCDGSTLYLSVCSIFLAQAYGIPMDFGQQLIVMGVLVATSKGIAAVPSGSLVVLLATASAVGLPAEGVAIIAGIDRVLDMARTACNTPGHVLACIVVSKWEKEFRQEEWKAQTEQSSVQA, from the coding sequence ACATTTTTTTCCTGTACTTGGCCAATCTTTAAGACCAATTGGCGACGCTTTTATTCATCTCATTAAAATGATTGTTGTGCCTATTGTTTTCACTACTATTGTCATTGGGTCATCAGGCGACGGAAACATGAAAAAAATGGGTTCATTAGGACTTAAAACAATTATATGGTTTGAATTTATTACCACTCTGATTCTAGGTATTGGTCTTTTACTTGTTAACATTTTAAAGCCTGGTGATGGGCTTAATTTGTCCCATCTTGCCCAGAAAGATATAACACAATTAAATGAAAGCGTTACCAAAGTTGTCGATTTTAAAACGATGCTTGTTAACATCATTCCAAGCAACATTGTTGATGCGATGGCAAAAAGTGATTTATTAGCTGTTATATTCTTCGCTATTTTATTTGGTGCAGCTGCTGGAGCAATTGGTAAAAAGTCAGAGCCGGCAATGAAGTTTATGGAATCAGTTGCAAATATCATGTTTAAACTGACACAAATGGTCATGGTAACCGCACCGATTGGTGTACTATCTCTCATGGCCGCCTCTGTAGGTCAGTATGGTATCGCCCTATTAATCCCTATGGCAAAGTTGATTGGGGTTGTGTATCTTGGACTTGCTATTGTTATTTTCGTTCTGTTTCCAATAATTGCTTGGTTCTTGAAGATTTCTTACTTTAAAGTGTTTCGAATGGTATGGGATTTGTTCCTTATCGCTTTTTCTACAACAAGTACGGAAACCATTCTGCCTCAGTTAATGGATCGAATGGAAGCATACGGTTGTTCGAAACGTGTTGTTTCATTCGTTATTCCTTCTGGGCTATCACTGAATTGTGATGGTTCGACATTGTATCTTTCTGTTTGCTCTATTTTCTTGGCACAAGCATATGGCATCCCGATGGATTTTGGCCAACAGTTGATTGTAATGGGTGTTCTTGTTGCAACGTCAAAAGGAATTGCTGCTGTTCCATCCGGTTCGCTGGTTGTCCTTTTAGCCACAGCCTCAGCAGTAGGGCTTCCTGCAGAAGGCGTTGCAATTATAGCAGGCATTGACCGTGTGCTGGATATGGCACGTACTGCTTGTAATACTCCTGGACATGTTCTCGCTTGTATTGTGGTTTCGAAGTGGGAAAAAGAGTTCCGTCAGGAAGAATGGAAAGCTCAAACCGAACAGTCAAGCGTTCAGGCATAA